The Dethiosulfovibrio peptidovorans DSM 11002 nucleotide sequence GGTATGATGGACGATTCTGAAAGGGGGCTGACGATCCAGAGGTCCATCGCTGCCCAGGGTGCTCCTGACAGTAAGGGTCTCCAGGAGCTCACGATCCGACAGTGGAGGCAGAATTCCCCTCAACGCCCGGGCCAACATCGTCTTACCGCTGCCGGGAGCCCCGACCAACAGAACGTTATGGTGTCCTGCCGCGGCTATCTCCAAGGCCCTTTTGGCCGCAGATTGGCCTCTGATATCGCCGAAGTCGGGATCCGCCGCAGGTATGTCCGATCCCGGTTTTTCCGGCTTCACCCTAGGGAGGTCCGAGCCGGATTTTATATGGCTCAGAAGAGAGGACAGATGATCCACCACGTATGCCTCTACGTCGGAGACTAAACCAACCTGGGTGGCGTTGCCCTCCGGGACGTATAGAGGCATGCCGGATTTTCGAGCCAAGATGGCGGCAGGCACGGCACCTCTCACAGGGCGTATTTTTCCGTCCAGGGCAAGCTCTCCCATGAAGAGAGATGGCCTGGACAGAGGCAACCTGTCGGAACGAAGCGCCAACCCCACCGCTATGGGCAGGTCCATGAGGGTTCCTTCCTTAGGAAGGTCGGCCGGGGCGAGGTTCACCGCTATTCTTCCCTTCAGAGAGACGCCGACAGACCTGAGGGCAGCCCGGACCCTCTCCTTGGATTCCCTGACCGATGCGTCCGGAAGGCCGACTATGGAGATGGAGAACAGTCCTCCTGCCATCTCCACCTCTACGTCCACCTCTCTGGCCTCGACACCTCTCAATGTGACGGCTTTTACTGGGTTCACAACACCACATCTCCTCCCGTGATGTCCCGACAATGATTCAGGAACAAACGTCCCTTCCTCTCAGTCAAGGCGATCAGATCGATCCGCCAGAACCCGTTCCACCCCGTCTTTTCTACGTAGGCAGCCCCTGCGATCACGAGGCGCCTGAGTTTTCTCGGTCCCACCGAGTCCTCGGGAGACATTATTATGCCGGTAGTCCTGAATCGGACCTCGACTATCACCAGGGTATCCCCATCCCTAGCGACTATATCCAGCTCTCCCCTGCGGAAACGTACGTTTCTTTCCAGGACGGTCCATCCCAGGTTTCGAAGGTAACGACAGGCGAGGTCCTCTCCTCGCTTGCCCTTTTCGAGATGAGGGGCGGTCACGGTTATCGACTTCCCACGTCGACTTTGTATATGAAGGCCAGGACCCTTGCGACCGCCTCGTAGAGGTCGAGAGGTATTTCCTCCCCTATATCCAACGCCAGGAGGGCGCTGACCAGAGCGGCGTCCTCCACTATGGGGACCTCCGCCTCGCGGGCGACCTCAACGATTCTCTCGGCTATCCTTCCCGATCCGGATGCGACGAGATGGGGGGCCTCTCTTTCCTCTCTGTCGTATTTCAGGGCTGCCGCCTTGAAGCGGCCTTTATCGCCGTCGTTCATGCCTCTATGTCCAATCTGAGATAGCGGCGGCCATCGTCTTTTCTCCTGCCCTCTACCCCTAGATATTGAAGGGACATTTCAAGGTCGGATAGATCGTCCCTGAGTTCGTTAAGTCTTTCCAATATGATGTCTCGACCTGCCGGATCCTCGGCGTTTATAGATACGGCCAGGGCTTTCCCGTCCGATTCCAACCGTCCGGACACCTCTCCTATGGCCACTCCGTCCAGGGCAAAGGAAACCTGATAGTAACGGCGTTCCTCTCCAGGACCGCCTCCGGAGGAGCTGAATCGGACCCGGGCAGGCAGTGAATCTTCGTCGGGAGAGGGCCACCAGGCCCCAGCAAGAGCCGCATGAGAGAAGGGCTCACGGGGAGGACGGGAGACCAGAGAGTGAGCCCGAAGAAAAAGGCTAGATTCGTCCTCGCCCTCTTTCATATCGCGGAGCGACTCGAGAGGGTGTTCCCCTCGGCGTGACCTTTCCCGAAGCTCCTCTCTTATCCTGCGCCATTGGGCTGCCACAGAGTTAGAGTCCATTGAAAGGTACCAGGACAGAAGATTGGCCTTTTCTGAAGTCACTGCCTCGCCTCGAGCCATCAGTTCTACCAGAGAATTCATAGAGACCGAGTCACCTCCCAGACGGCGAAACTCCCTTCGAAGACCTAACATAAGTTCGTCGGTCAGAGGAAGCCCTTTGGACAGAAGCAGCGACGCCGCTTCTCGGTCTCCCTGAGGGAGCTTTCCCAAAAGGGCTGCGTCCTCCGGACGAAGCCGCAATACCGGCACGTCGCCCTTGGCGTCCCAGAGAGCCTGAAAATGCTGCCCCGGATATAGTGTCAGGTTGGATCGTGCCATGAGGTTCTGTCCGGCGATACGGACCGTGTAGGTTCCGTTCTCGGCGGATAGCACCCGCCCCTCCACGACGGTCCCGTCGGCTATGCCTTTGGCCTTTAGGGTCATAGCCCCTTTCGAGATATCCGGGGTCTGTCCTCTTCCTACCCCAATGTTCAAGTTGTTGGAATTTCCTATTCCGTCTATCATGCCGGACCTCTCCAGTGGAAGCTTTTTCTGTGAATCGGCGACGGCCCCATCGCCTCAAGGGCGTTCCTATGAGCCTTGGTCCCGTATCCTTTGTGGGACGCAAAACCGTAGGCGGGATACAGACGGTCCAAGGCGACCATAGCCCTGTCCCTCAGCACCTTGGCGACCACCGATGCGGCGGAGATCTGAGGATATACATCGTCTCCGTGGGGACAGACTCTCTGAGGCCATATAAGATCGGGGATCTCTTTGTCTCCGTCCACCAAGACGCCGTCGAACAGACGGGAAGGCAGCCTCTCTACCGACCGTCTCATTGCCCACAAGGTAGCTCGCAGTATGTTTATCTTGTCTATCCGTTCGACCGATGCCGCCTGAGCGGCCCAGATCACACCGAGCTCCCCCATCAAGGAAAAGACCTTTTCCCTTCTCAGAGGAGTCATCTTTTTTGAGTCCCTGAGACCGGCGGAAACGAGCCTCTCCGACTGTTCCTCGGTCAAGATGGCAGCAGCCGCTACAACCGGCCCTGCCATGGGCCCTCTCCCCGCCTCGTCCACTCCGGCAAAGACAGGGGAAAGGGTCATCCTATGAGGTCTCCCGGTCTTTCCAGCGAGAACGCTCCTAGCTTCCCCGCCGAGAAGGCCTCTAAAAACCGCCGTCCCGCCAGGGTAAAATCCACCTTGTTTCCCGGCAGAAGACAGCCCAGTCGCCTGCCCAGGGACTCCAAAGTCTCGTAGGGATCCTCTCCCGGATTCACTCCCCAGGCGTCCTTTACGACGTACCACAGGTCCTTTTCCAGAAGGAACTCCACCAGACGAAAGGCCACAGCGTCGTAACCTCCTATGATCTCCGCCTTGCTGCATCCCAGCCAAGCCAGGGCTTTTTGTATGTGTTCATCCGATTTGGGGTCCAGTATTCCCGGGGAGTCCACCACTAGGAAGCCTCTGCCCTTGTACCATGAGACTCCCTTCGTTACTCCCGGTATGCCTCCGACCGATGCGCTTTTCTTGCCTACCAGACAGTTAAGAAGAGCGGATTTGCCGACGTTAGGGATCCCCACTACTGCCAGACGCAGCTCCCGGTGGGATGGAGAGGCCTTGAGCAAGTCTCTTCTCATAGGCTCGATCTTCCCCTTCAACAGGTCCACCGCCCAGGCCTTGCCCGAGCCCTTTCTATACAGAGAAAGCCAAGCGTCGGTGACCTTTTTATCCGCCAGGTCGCTCTTGGTAAGGACCTTCCATACCGGACAGATCTTGGACATGGATGAGGCAAGAGGCGATGCCGTTACCTCCGGGGCTCTGGCGTCCCTTACCTCCAGGATAAGGTCCAGCTTACCGATAAGTCCTTCGAGCTTTCTGGTTCCCTTCGCCATATGGCCGGGAAACCAAACTGTACGTCCCGACATCAGTCCACCAAACCTATCCGCTTGATCGGCCAGTAACGGAGAAATACGGGGCCTCTTATGTTGTCCTCAGGGACGAACCCCCAAAAACGACTGTCCTGAGAGTTGGGTCTGTTGTCTCCCATGGCGAAGTAATGCCCCTCCGGGACCTTAACCTCGTCCATGATGTAGGCGTCTGGAAAACCAACGTAGGGCTCCTCTATTGGGTTTCCGTTGATAAAGACCTCTCCCTGTCTTATGGCGACCTTGTCTCCGGGCAGCCCTATTATCCGTTTCACAAAGTCCCTCTTGGGATCCACAGGATACTTAAAGACAAATATCTGACCTCTTTCAGGCTCCTGAAGGGCATACCAAAACTTGCACACTAAAACCCTGTCGCCAGGTAAAAGGGTAGGGATCATCGAGCCACTAGGAATCCAAAAAGCCTGGACCACAAAGGTACGAATGACCAATGCCAGAACTACCGCCCAAAGTATCGTCTCGATGGTCTCTCTCCACCATGGTTTTACTGCCATTCTGCGAACAACCTCCAAATTAAAATATGACTCTCTACCCAGATCAATGTCGGAACCACTCCATATATGGAACCCCCTTTACAGGAAGGACTATCTTCCCAAGAGGAGGTTTTTTTGTATCATCAGTAGTATATATGTGAAGGGTCATTCCAGGGGACAAGGTCCGGTAGATCGGAGAATAAAAAGACAGGCTGAAAGGTCCCGATCTGGATAGGATACAGTATTTTAGCCTGAATATCTCCTTCTCGGTCGGATCCATCCAGGTAAGACCAATCCTGTCCACGCCGCTCCCGTGCTCGGAAATGATCAGGAAAAAGAATCTACGGTACATGATGGACCGCTGATAACGATTCGTCAACCATCGGGTCATACGGAGCGCCTCGTCTTTGGCACAGTAGTTTCTCCAGTTTTCTCCAGAGATCACTAAAAAAACCGATCCGGCTCCAACGGACAATAAAACCAATACGACCAGTACCTCCAACAGGGTGTAGGCCCGAAGGGGAATAAAAAAGGGGGCAAAAGCCCCCTTCCTCTCCCCCTCGTAGCAATTATCTGGCAGCTTCATGCCCCAGTTTTAGGACCTTCAGGTTTTCTTCTACGAAACGGGGGGGAGCCAGATCACTTATGGCCTGATTCATCTCGTCCACCGAGACGCCTCCGACGCCAGCACCGCACATCGCCCCTAGGATCAGGACGTTCAGGAAAAGAAACCGCCCTCCCATATGTTCTTTCAAAATAGAGTACCCCTCTATGGGATGGACCTCTATCTTACGGCGATCCAGAGAGCTCTGAAGCCTGTCGTTTTGGAAGGCCTTGGGATCGTATAGATTGACTACAAGGGTCCCTCCGTCCCTCAGATAATGAAGGTTCCTGACCGCTTCGTTCTGGTCGAAGGCGAGCAGTACGTCGGCCTCTCCTACCTTCACCAGGGGACTGAGATATTCTCCCACCTTGAAGTGGCTCACGACTGAGCCCCCTCTCTGTGCCATGCCGTGAACCTCGCTGCCTACGACGCTACGCCCTTTTTCCATGGCGATGTGCCCCAGAGCCTTGCTGGCAAATAGAATACCCTGACCTCCGGTACCTACTATGACGAACTGCATAATTAGGCCTCCTCTCTCAAAACTATGGCCCCGTGGGGACATACGCTCATACAGACACCGCAGTTGACACAGTATCTCTCGTCTATATAAGCCTTCTTGGAGGACTCGTCGAAGACCAGTCCGGGGCAATTGAAGGAGGTAATACAATATTTACAGCCTATACAAACCTCTGGATCCATCCTTACCGGCCTCGGGGTCGGAGGCTCCTTGAGGATGGTTATACAGGGATGTTTGAAGATCAACACCGCTGGCTCTTTGTTCTCCCAGGCGTAGGCCCAGGCGTCCTTTACGACGTCGACGTTCTCGTCCACATCGTAGGCCTCCACGGTCTTGATGTAGGAGACACCGCAGCCCCGACAGACCTGCTCCAGGTCTATCTGAACTCCCTGATCGCCCTTTCTCAGTTTCGCCCCGACGTTGGGGCTGGACTGTCCTCCGGTCATGGCGGTAATACGGTTGTCCAGTATGGCGAGTACGAAGGCATGACGGTTGTAGACCGCGCTGGCCAAACCGGTGAGGCCACTGTGGAAGAAGGTGGAGTCTCCTATAGTGGCGACCACCGGACGTTCCTCTCCGTCGACCTTAGAGGCCAGGTAGAAACCGGAGGCAGCTGTTACGGCAGCCCCCATGTCTATGGCGCTGTCTATTCCCTTTTGCATTATGCCCAAGGTATAGCACCCTATATCTGAGGGGGTGATCGCCTTCGGTAGGGCCTTCCTGATAGCAAAAAAACTGGCCCTGTGAGGGCATCCGGGACAGAGCATGGGAGGCCTGGGGGTTATTTGCATCTCCTCCATGGCCGAAAGCACGTCCTCGTCGATAGATGTCTCGACCTCGTCTCCGAGACACTTCGCTATGATCTCCTCTATCAGCTCAGGCAGAAGTTCCCCCGCCCTCGGCACGAAACCGTTCCAACGTCCCATTATCTTATTACGGTCGTTCAGCTGAGTCTCTATAACTGGGTAGGTCTGTTCGAGGACCAACACCTTTTCGTGACGTGCTATGAATTCCTCGCACAACTTGACCGGAAGGGGGACGGGAGTGCCTATCTTGAGAATCTCTATGTCGTCCCTGCCGCTGGTTCGGATCATGTCGGACAGGAAGGCAAAGGTGGTACCTCCGGCTATGATACCCAGACGGGCGGTACCCTTCGCCGGAACAATGTAATTGTATTTTTCGTAATCTTTCTCGAATTCGTTCCGAATGACGTCATTTTTATCGTTTAGTCTGGGGTGATTTACCCTGACTCCAGCTGGAAGACAAACCCATCTTTTAGGGTCCTTCTTGAACTCGTCCTTCTTAGGCGGCAAAACCTCGTCCCTCAGGGGAACGTCCTGTCTTGCGTGATCCACCTTGCCGGTAGGTCGAAGCATGGTCACAATACCGTGTCTCTCCGAGAGATCGTAGGCGTCGAAGACCATCTCCTTCGCCTCCTCGGCGGTCGACGGATCGAAGCACGGAACCTTGGCGAACATGGCGAAATAACGGCTGTCCTGTTCCGTCTGAGAACTATGAGGACCGGGATCATCGGACACCACGAGCAGGAATCCGCCCTTGAGATCGAAATGGGCGGTGCTCATAAACGGATCGGCCGCCACGTTGAGTCCGACCTGCTTCATGATACAGCAGGTCCTCTTTCCTCCGAAAGAGGCCGACACCGCCATCTCGTAGGCTACCTTCTCGTTGGCTCCCCATTCGACCGCAGTCTTGGTTCCTAACTGATCCGAATAAGCTGCCACGGCAGGAAGGATCTCGGAAGAAGGTGTTCCGGGATAGGCAGTGGCTATCTCGCATCCGGCCTCCACGATACCCCTCGCTATGGCCTCGTTACCTAACAATATGCTTCTCTTGCTCAAGATGACTCCCCCTCTTTTGGATTACGGCCTCTCTGTCGACCGTTCCTCAAGCCATCGGATAAGGGGGTGACCGCCACGGATCAATTTACCGTCCGGAGTAGCAAAGGCATGGCGGGTCTTCCCCTCTGCCAACAGCTTATCCCCTCTGTACAACCTATATTTGAACGTAACGCTATGGGGTTTTACCTGCTCCACCGAGGTATGCAAGGAAAGCTCCTCATCGTACCTCGCTGGAGATTTATACCTACAGGAAGCCTCGACCACCGGCAGGAAGACCCCTTCGTCCTCCCAACTTGCATAGGGTTTTCCCCATTCCCTGCATAGGGTGGAACGCCCCATCTCAAACCAAGTGAGATAGTTTCCATGGTGCGCTATTCCCATCTGGTCGGTCTCGGCATATCTGACGCGAAAAACAAAGACGCTCTTCCTCAAGTAAAATCCTCCCATTCGATGAACACTTTCATTATACCGTTTTAGCTCTTCAAAAAAACAATAGAAGATTTAAACTATTTGCTTTTGTGCTGTACAGCGCCGCAGATGTGCAACCTTCATGCAATTGTCGCTAACCACCTCGAAACCGTCCTCCCTTAAAGAGGCTTCCAGGGAGGAATTTTTAGTCCCAGGCTGAAACCACACTGCCGGTTTATAGGGGAGAGCGTTTAACTCATCCCTCAGCCCTTCCTGAAATCGGGCGGATATGAAAAGCGAGACTATGTCCAACGGACCGTCTATATCGGCCAAAGAGGAGACGCATTTTTCCCCCAGTATTTCCTTTTCCTTTAGCCTCGGATTTATGGGATACAGCCGCACACCGGCCGATTTAAGATAGGACATGACGTCGTAAACAGGGCGGTTTACCTTGTCCGAAGCTCCTATAACAGCTACCTTTCCTCGATTACATAGGACTCTATCTACAAGATCGTTGGTTGTCATATTTATTCCTCCTTTTTGGTTGCCGTAGACTGAATATCGCACTGTATAGCTCAATTTTATCACGAGCCCTTGGCTTATCCGCTTTTCTTGTTATAATGTCTGGGTAAACTGGGAGGGTTGACCGAGCGGTCGAAGGTGGCGGTCTTGAAAACCGTTGAGGCGCAAGCTTCCGTGAGTTCGAATCTCACACCCTCCGCCAATGGCATATTCGTAGCCGTCCGGGAGAGTCCAACACCCGGACGGCTACTGCTTTTATTGGGGTTGTGTGTCCACATTCGACCAGGTAGAATTGAGGCAATCCATGATCGATGTGGCTACAAATGTGGACACGAGGATATCTGGTGTCCACAAAACAGGAGGGTACGATATGCTATCCGACACCCAGATACGCAAACTGAAACCTCAAGAAACCCGCTATTCCATGCTGGACAGCGACGGGTTATATATAGAGATTCTCCCCACGGGGAAAAAATACTGGCGAATACGCAAAAGAAAACCGGGAGGGAATGGCGAAATACGGCGGTCTATAGGGGCATATCCTAAGATCGGACTGAAAGAGGCCCGCCAAAAACGAGATGAGTTGGTGTCCACACTACCGGAACTCGGCGGGAAGAAAAACGTGAACACATTCGCGGAGCTGGCCCACGAATGGCTCGAGGTCAAAATGTACCCCACGAAAGCTCCCAGGTATATCGAAACCCTCGTATATAAGATAGATAAACTTCTGATACCCCATATCGGTCACCGCCAGGTCGACACGTTGACCGCTCCGGAGCTTCTGGACGTGCTCAGAAAGATAGAGTCGAGAGGGACTATAGAAACCGCCCGACGAACGCGCCAGATGTGTGGTCAGATCCTGAGGTACGGAGTGGCTACCGGAAGATGCGACAGGGACATATCGGCGGATCTCAAAGGAGCTCTCCAGACCGTGCGGCACAAACATATGGCCACATTGATAGACCCCGCTCAGATCGGAGGGCTTATGAGATCCATAGAAGAGGGACTCAAGGGACAAATCAGATTGACACTCCTCTTCCAGGCATACACATTTGCAAGACCCGGAGAGATTCGAAAAGCGGAATGGGAAGAGATAGAAGCAGACACTTGGAAGATCCCCGCCGCAAAGATGAAGATGAAGAGGATCCACTGGATTCCTCTATCACGCCAGGCAATCCAAGTCCTGGAAGAACTGCGAGATATCTCCGGGCATTCTCGTTTTTTGTTTCCCTCGGTCCGCTCTTCCAAGATCCCTATGTCGGATATGACGGTGAATGCCGCCCTCCGTCGCCTGGGATACACTCAAGAGGAGATGACCGGTCACGGGTTCCGCTCGATGTTCAGCACTATCGCCAACGAGCACGGCTGGTCACCGGACGTCATAGAAAGGCAGCTCGCACACGTCCCCAAGAACGCAGTACGAGCCGCCTACAACCACGCCGAACACCTGCCGCAACGCCGTGAGCTTATGCAGTGGTGGGCGGACTGGCTGGATGAGCAAAGAGGATAGATTAGGATAGATCATGGAATAATCAATGGAATAAAAATTCCCTGCATCTACAAAAAAACAGCCCTCCCGAGGAGATTCCCGAGAGGGCGTATTCTTATCTCGTCTTACGCTCCAGCCACTTCAGGAGCAGTTCCTGTCCGTAATCCAACAGCTGACCTGCGCTGTACCCGGACATGGCCACCACAGCCGAAGTGATCCAGATGTTCAGTCCAAGGCCGCGGCAAAGACAGTGCATAACCATTCCGGCAAAACCGGCCGTTGCCATCCCGACCAGAAACTCTCTCCAGGAGAAAGATTCGGACCGGTGAAGGCGGCCATATTTAACCGCCGACCCTCCCATGGCCATCAGGGCGGGCGGCAAAAGAAGAGCCAGGATATGACGCAACGTCTCCATGATGTCATCAAGCAAAGTCAGGCCTCCTTCAATCCTCCAGTCCCGCCGATTTTCCCAGCTTCACTACCCTATTGTGAATCCACCCTCGCAGAAACTTACGTTGCGACACATTCCTATCCGCGAGGCGATCGTACAGCCTCGTACGGTTCATCAAAACCTCGAGGCAGAGATAGCGAAGGAGAGAATAAGGCTTCACGTCACCGCTTCCGTTCGTCAGCCTGGCGTTCTCTTTTCTCAGATTCGCCAGCGCCGCCCGAGTTCTCGGACCCATCGTTCCATCGACTGCGAGGACTGTGTCTCTCAATATCGAGTTGAGCCCCTCCTGTAGGAGCTTTACGGCTCCACCCACCCCGTGATTCACGGCACAGTCGAACATGACAAGGTCCAGCGGTTTCGGCATTCCGTCGGCTCCTATGGGCTCCCAGTAGTCGGACCAGTAGATGAGAGAAGCTTCAGCCATCGATAGAGATCGTATGTCGTTATGGGGTACGATCTCTCTATCGTATGCCGATCTCAAGGTCCTTTCCGTTATGCCGTAATTGGTCCGTCCTCCCCTATCGTCCGGATCGTTCACATATCCTCCCTCGAATCCCAACACCACGGAGAGAACCTCAGAGAACCTCTCCGTCACTTCGTCCCCCTCCCCTCCCAGGGCAAAGGGCCCGCTATATCCAATATGTCCCTGCCATGGATCGCCAGCTCCTCTATCCTGTCCAGCCCCCAGTCGTGACCGAGGCGCTCGTTCAGTTTGTCCACGGCATAGTCCACCAGTCCTCGGATGATGGGGCCATCGAAGGGCTCCAGAAACCATGGAAGGACTATCAAGCCATCCAGGTATTCCACGACGGCGTCTCTCTTGTCCTTTGACTGAAGCCCCGAGATCTCGTCCTTCACCTGCGAGGTGGCCAACTCGGCGAACACGACTATACGCCCGACAAAATCGACCACATTCGACAGATTCTCCCTTGCCTTCTTGAGACTGTTCCACTCGGACAGCTCGTTCATCCGCTCTTTCAGATACCTAGCGTCGGCCACCAGAGTGCTCAGGGCTTCCTTGATCTTTTCGACGTTCTCTCTCATCGGGATTCCTCCTCTTTTCGGAACAAAAAAAGGGAAGCCCACGCCGAGCTTCCCCGAAACTTTATGCCGTTCGCTACGCCTCCGGCGTCTCCAATTCCATACCCAACCTCAAAGCTCCCACCATGACGACGTTGCTCTTCGGAGGGGCTCCCGGCGTCTTTATCTGATCCCATATCCGGTCCATCTTCGAAGACAAACCACCCATTCCCGACAACACCGGGGAGAGATCTATGTCCGTCTGCTTGATGAAACGTCCCATCAAGACACCTCCATAACGAGAAGATTCACTGTTGCCCCCGCCGAGGAAGACAGGGAGATCTCCCCCAGCCGTCCCCAGTCCAGACTATCGAGGTCGAGCCCGTAATTCCCATCCAGCCTTATGGCTCTTTCGCCCAGATGGATCTCCGCAACGTCGTCCCCCTCGGTGGCCGCCTGGAGAGAGAGCTTGCCGCAATAGGGGACCGGCAATGTCACGGTCTCACCGGGCGGGACGGTCACCTCTCCGGAATACAACACCTGAGAGCGAGGCTTAGGATCGTCGGAGACGACGGTAAGCCCGATCTCCTCGGCGGGAATGAAAAAGGGCACCCGTTTTTCCTCGCCGGGTACCCAGTAATGCCGCCCGAAAGATATCGGGTAGGACTTTTCGTTTTTATATGTAGGCATGGATCTAACCTATCTGGAGCATGCGTCCGGGAAGATGGACCCGATATCTCTTGCCATCCAGCCACCCCACGGACCCGACGGAAAGAGCCTCCGGCGTCGCTAAAACCCCGGGGACTGCCCCCCTTATCTCCTCGGACGTATAGGCGAAAAGATCCGTTACGACGGGGCCGCCACTGACGGAATCCGTAGAAATAGGTGGCGAAGGAGCAAAAAGTTGCATCGTGATAGTTCCCTCCGGGTTGGATTCGCTACCTAAAACGACCAGATGCTCCCCCTTGCTGGGCGGCGAAAAGGCACAACAAAGATCAGTGTCGAAGATAGCAGGGAAAGCCCCATCAAGGCCGTTGCCTTTAGAAGTGTCCACAAGGACGAGCCCCAGCACCCCGGAGTGTTCCTCTCCTTCGTCATAGCAGAAAAAAACGCCACCTTCGTTGCTGATTACCGAAGAGGTTATGGGCAAAATTCTCCAGGGAGTGGGAGATACCAGCTGA carries:
- a CDS encoding prepilin-type N-terminal cleavage/methylation domain-containing protein; its protein translation is MKLPDNCYEGERKGAFAPFFIPLRAYTLLEVLVVLVLLSVGAGSVFLVISGENWRNYCAKDEALRMTRWLTNRYQRSIMYRRFFFLIISEHGSGVDRIGLTWMDPTEKEIFRLKYCILSRSGPFSLSFYSPIYRTLSPGMTLHIYTTDDTKKPPLGKIVLPVKGVPYMEWFRH
- a CDS encoding acyl-CoA thioesterase; amino-acid sequence: MRKSVFVFRVRYAETDQMGIAHHGNYLTWFEMGRSTLCREWGKPYASWEDEGVFLPVVEASCRYKSPARYDEELSLHTSVEQVKPHSVTFKYRLYRGDKLLAEGKTRHAFATPDGKLIRGGHPLIRWLEERSTERP
- a CDS encoding YifB family Mg chelatase-like AAA ATPase, whose translation is MNPVKAVTLRGVEAREVDVEVEMAGGLFSISIVGLPDASVRESKERVRAALRSVGVSLKGRIAVNLAPADLPKEGTLMDLPIAVGLALRSDRLPLSRPSLFMGELALDGKIRPVRGAVPAAILARKSGMPLYVPEGNATQVGLVSDVEAYVVDHLSSLLSHIKSGSDLPRVKPEKPGSDIPAADPDFGDIRGQSAAKRALEIAAAGHHNVLLVGAPGSGKTMLARALRGILPPLSDRELLETLTVRSTLGSDGPLDRQPPFRIVHHTASTVAVCGGGSALRPGEISLAHRGVLFLDEFTEFRRDLVEAMRQPLEDGAISVSRASGTVEYPSRVLLVLAANPCGCGWYGDPVETCKCSASELERYRRKFSGPMMDRVDLHISVPRLSPEELVGLSVAASEKSDSIRDRVCMARSAQRERWRRWGYGCNAEVPEKLLRKEMALSQEGKAVLIKMANRLNLSGRGMSRVLKVSRTVADLAGETEVSKVAVMEALSYRGENRS
- a CDS encoding EscU/YscU/HrcU family type III secretion system export apparatus switch protein, translating into MNDGDKGRFKAAALKYDREEREAPHLVASGSGRIAERIVEVAREAEVPIVEDAALVSALLALDIGEEIPLDLYEAVARVLAFIYKVDVGSR
- the lepB gene encoding signal peptidase I codes for the protein MAVKPWWRETIETILWAVVLALVIRTFVVQAFWIPSGSMIPTLLPGDRVLVCKFWYALQEPERGQIFVFKYPVDPKRDFVKRIIGLPGDKVAIRQGEVFINGNPIEEPYVGFPDAYIMDEVKVPEGHYFAMGDNRPNSQDSRFWGFVPEDNIRGPVFLRYWPIKRIGLVD
- a CDS encoding flagellar hook-length control protein FliK, coding for MIDGIGNSNNLNIGVGRGQTPDISKGAMTLKAKGIADGTVVEGRVLSAENGTYTVRIAGQNLMARSNLTLYPGQHFQALWDAKGDVPVLRLRPEDAALLGKLPQGDREAASLLLSKGLPLTDELMLGLRREFRRLGGDSVSMNSLVELMARGEAVTSEKANLLSWYLSMDSNSVAAQWRRIREELRERSRRGEHPLESLRDMKEGEDESSLFLRAHSLVSRPPREPFSHAALAGAWWPSPDEDSLPARVRFSSSGGGPGEERRYYQVSFALDGVAIGEVSGRLESDGKALAVSINAEDPAGRDIILERLNELRDDLSDLEMSLQYLGVEGRRKDDGRRYLRLDIEA
- a CDS encoding 2-oxoacid:acceptor oxidoreductase family protein gives rise to the protein MQFVIVGTGGQGILFASKALGHIAMEKGRSVVGSEVHGMAQRGGSVVSHFKVGEYLSPLVKVGEADVLLAFDQNEAVRNLHYLRDGGTLVVNLYDPKAFQNDRLQSSLDRRKIEVHPIEGYSILKEHMGGRFLFLNVLILGAMCGAGVGGVSVDEMNQAISDLAPPRFVEENLKVLKLGHEAAR
- a CDS encoding ribonuclease HII, encoding MTLSPVFAGVDEAGRGPMAGPVVAAAAILTEEQSERLVSAGLRDSKKMTPLRREKVFSLMGELGVIWAAQAASVERIDKINILRATLWAMRRSVERLPSRLFDGVLVDGDKEIPDLIWPQRVCPHGDDVYPQISAASVVAKVLRDRAMVALDRLYPAYGFASHKGYGTKAHRNALEAMGPSPIHRKSFHWRGPA
- a CDS encoding YraN family protein; this translates as MTAPHLEKGKRGEDLACRYLRNLGWTVLERNVRFRRGELDIVARDGDTLVIVEVRFRTTGIIMSPEDSVGPRKLRRLVIAGAAYVEKTGWNGFWRIDLIALTERKGRLFLNHCRDITGGDVVL
- the iorA gene encoding indolepyruvate ferredoxin oxidoreductase subunit alpha: MSKRSILLGNEAIARGIVEAGCEIATAYPGTPSSEILPAVAAYSDQLGTKTAVEWGANEKVAYEMAVSASFGGKRTCCIMKQVGLNVAADPFMSTAHFDLKGGFLLVVSDDPGPHSSQTEQDSRYFAMFAKVPCFDPSTAEEAKEMVFDAYDLSERHGIVTMLRPTGKVDHARQDVPLRDEVLPPKKDEFKKDPKRWVCLPAGVRVNHPRLNDKNDVIRNEFEKDYEKYNYIVPAKGTARLGIIAGGTTFAFLSDMIRTSGRDDIEILKIGTPVPLPVKLCEEFIARHEKVLVLEQTYPVIETQLNDRNKIMGRWNGFVPRAGELLPELIEEIIAKCLGDEVETSIDEDVLSAMEEMQITPRPPMLCPGCPHRASFFAIRKALPKAITPSDIGCYTLGIMQKGIDSAIDMGAAVTAASGFYLASKVDGEERPVVATIGDSTFFHSGLTGLASAVYNRHAFVLAILDNRITAMTGGQSSPNVGAKLRKGDQGVQIDLEQVCRGCGVSYIKTVEAYDVDENVDVVKDAWAYAWENKEPAVLIFKHPCITILKEPPTPRPVRMDPEVCIGCKYCITSFNCPGLVFDESSKKAYIDERYCVNCGVCMSVCPHGAIVLREEA
- a CDS encoding YlqF/YawG family GTPase, producing MSGRTVWFPGHMAKGTRKLEGLIGKLDLILEVRDARAPEVTASPLASSMSKICPVWKVLTKSDLADKKVTDAWLSLYRKGSGKAWAVDLLKGKIEPMRRDLLKASPSHRELRLAVVGIPNVGKSALLNCLVGKKSASVGGIPGVTKGVSWYKGRGFLVVDSPGILDPKSDEHIQKALAWLGCSKAEIIGGYDAVAFRLVEFLLEKDLWYVVKDAWGVNPGEDPYETLESLGRRLGCLLPGNKVDFTLAGRRFLEAFSAGKLGAFSLERPGDLIG